In Candidatus Sulfurimonas marisnigri, a single genomic region encodes these proteins:
- a CDS encoding HDOD domain-containing protein, with protein MKSSIIDSIKALPPLSTTIVEINRIHADENSTINDLSKVIEHDPMIIANLLKAANSPLYGFARQIKSASQAVSLFGMGMTRSIAIGNSIRKLLNVDMKPYGITSEKFADISLLQATLILNWYKKVDKKKAETLYLAAFLQETGKILIASDVIQSDEAISFASEVETSNNLAMVEKSYSDVTCGEVTALVFEHWGFDKEFVEMIRYSDNPSAAPEKIREYSTALNIVKTIIPVNKPLSEMGINFGLKKALDAGYNHELLEDSVDDIIDTLEPVT; from the coding sequence TTGAAAAGCTCAATTATTGATAGCATTAAAGCACTCCCTCCGCTCTCAACAACAATAGTGGAAATCAATAGAATACATGCTGATGAAAACTCTACTATAAATGATCTGTCAAAGGTGATAGAACACGACCCTATGATAATTGCGAATCTTCTTAAAGCTGCAAACTCCCCGCTGTATGGGTTCGCACGACAGATAAAAAGTGCTTCTCAGGCTGTAAGCCTTTTTGGTATGGGAATGACTCGCTCTATAGCTATAGGAAACTCAATCAGAAAGCTTCTGAATGTTGATATGAAGCCATATGGGATTACATCAGAAAAATTTGCAGATATTTCATTGCTTCAAGCTACTTTAATACTCAATTGGTATAAAAAAGTAGACAAAAAGAAGGCTGAAACACTATATTTGGCAGCATTTTTACAAGAGACTGGGAAGATTTTAATAGCAAGTGATGTAATTCAAAGTGATGAAGCAATTAGTTTTGCAAGTGAAGTGGAGACATCAAATAATTTAGCAATGGTTGAAAAATCTTACTCAGATGTTACATGTGGTGAAGTTACAGCATTAGTGTTTGAGCATTGGGGATTTGATAAAGAATTTGTAGAGATGATTAGATATTCAGATAACCCATCAGCTGCTCCTGAAAAAATTAGAGAGTACTCAACAGCTTTAAATATAGTAAAAACAATCATACCTGTCAACAAACCTTTAAGTGAGATGGGGATAAACTTTGGACTTAAAAAAGCACTTGATGCAGGTTATAACCATGAGCTATTAGAAGATTCAGTAGATGATATTATTGACACTTTAGAACCAGTTACATGA
- a CDS encoding putative bifunctional diguanylate cyclase/phosphodiesterase codes for MSLNKYQIVTVEAVKRVYLNSQIGIFGHFAVVILMALIFMNKIPQSVIFFGVAVHMIILTRRIMLTFKFNKIKDEPFSYIDIKKWMFIYTRCMFFSGAAFGLTLFFLENLEVEYHFFILSMLVALAAGAILTIGEVFTIYISYLAGMLVVTFIWMLLHAEHIYNMGALLIFGVFFYLVSTSRRYADNFREIVLEKNRAKEHICEQEKAQEEIIEQKCILDYQAKHDSLTDLPNRALFNDRLKLGIQKAKRNGTILALYFIDLDNFKIVNDSLGHEMGDKVLKEVTLKLKSIMRINDTLARWGGDEFTVILEDLKNSAAASTLAQKIIKVLTEPLVISGHTLYVTCSIGISLYPQDGKNSEDLIKYADSAMYKAKNEGKNNIQFYSDDMTKLALERVVMESSLRSAINNEEFVVYYQPQIDATNDKLTGMEALVRWNHPINGLVSPFKFIPLAEETGMIVEIDNIVMNIAMKQFRIWKDEGYNPGLLSLNLSMKHLEQQNYIKHLKASMQMYSIDAQELELELTESDIMKRPEEAIVKLKEISDLGVRIAIDDFGTGYSSLSYLKKLPINKLKIDKSFVDDIPDDEDGKAIVRAVIALTHSLNLELIAEGVEEESQKDFLLENGCNNIQGYYYSKPISFVNIQEYMKDKMR; via the coding sequence ATGAGTTTAAATAAATATCAAATAGTCACCGTAGAAGCTGTGAAGCGAGTATATCTTAACTCTCAAATTGGTATATTTGGTCACTTTGCAGTCGTAATATTGATGGCTTTGATATTTATGAACAAAATACCGCAGTCTGTTATCTTTTTTGGAGTAGCAGTTCATATGATAATTTTAACTAGACGAATTATGTTAACATTTAAATTTAATAAAATAAAAGATGAGCCTTTTAGCTATATAGATATTAAAAAATGGATGTTTATATATACTAGATGTATGTTTTTTAGCGGTGCGGCATTTGGACTAACGCTATTTTTTTTAGAAAACTTGGAAGTTGAGTATCATTTTTTTATTTTATCTATGCTTGTTGCGTTGGCTGCAGGAGCTATTCTTACAATTGGTGAAGTATTCACTATTTATATCTCATACCTTGCAGGAATGCTTGTTGTAACATTTATTTGGATGTTATTGCATGCTGAGCATATTTATAACATGGGTGCCTTGTTGATTTTTGGAGTTTTCTTTTATTTAGTATCAACTTCTCGTCGTTATGCCGATAACTTTAGAGAAATAGTGTTAGAAAAAAATAGAGCAAAAGAGCATATTTGTGAGCAAGAAAAAGCTCAAGAGGAGATAATTGAGCAAAAATGCATTCTCGATTATCAAGCCAAACATGATTCACTGACTGATCTGCCAAATAGAGCTCTGTTCAACGACAGACTTAAATTGGGAATTCAAAAAGCAAAAAGAAATGGAACTATTTTAGCTCTATATTTTATAGATTTAGATAATTTTAAAATTGTTAATGATTCTCTAGGTCACGAGATGGGAGATAAAGTCTTAAAAGAAGTAACCTTAAAACTAAAAAGTATTATGCGTATAAATGACACACTCGCCCGTTGGGGCGGAGATGAATTCACTGTCATTTTAGAAGATTTAAAGAATTCTGCTGCGGCATCTACTCTAGCTCAAAAAATCATTAAAGTTTTAACAGAACCATTGGTAATAAGTGGACATACACTTTATGTCACATGCAGTATCGGTATAAGCTTATATCCTCAAGATGGTAAAAATTCTGAGGACCTTATTAAGTATGCAGATAGTGCAATGTATAAAGCTAAAAATGAGGGAAAAAATAATATTCAGTTTTATTCAGATGATATGACTAAGTTAGCGTTGGAGAGAGTTGTTATGGAGTCCAGTTTAAGATCAGCAATTAACAATGAGGAGTTTGTAGTTTATTATCAGCCTCAAATAGATGCAACTAATGATAAACTTACTGGTATGGAAGCTTTGGTTAGATGGAATCACCCGATTAATGGTCTAGTTTCACCTTTTAAATTTATACCATTAGCAGAAGAGACAGGTATGATTGTTGAAATTGATAATATAGTTATGAATATTGCTATGAAACAGTTTCGTATTTGGAAAGATGAAGGCTATAATCCAGGGCTACTCTCTCTTAATTTATCAATGAAACACTTAGAACAACAAAATTATATTAAACATTTAAAAGCCAGCATGCAGATGTATTCTATTGACGCACAAGAGTTAGAGTTAGAACTTACAGAGAGTGATATTATGAAGAGACCAGAAGAGGCGATAGTTAAATTAAAGGAGATAAGTGACTTAGGTGTAAGAATAGCAATTGATGATTTTGGTACAGGCTATTCATCTCTCTCTTACCTTAAAAAACTTCCTATTAATAAACTAAAGATTGATAAGTCATTTGTTGATGATATTCCAGATGATGAAGATGGTAAAGCTATTGTTAGAGCGGTTATAGCATTAACACATAGTTTAAACCTTGAATTAATTGCAGAGGGAGTAGAAGAAGAGTCTCAAAAAGATTTCTTACTTGAGAATGGTTGTAATAATATTCAGGGTTATTACTACTCTAAACCTATATCTTTTGTTAATATACAAGAGTACATGAAAGACAAAATGAGATAA
- a CDS encoding PAS domain-containing sensor histidine kinase, which translates to MIKQYKEAIEKSNIISKTDIDGIITFVNEEFCKISGYSKDELIGKNHNIIRHPDADASKFKILWETIKAKGIYKDTVKNLAKDGSIFYVNTTIVPILEENGNIDEFIAIRYDVTREVILKDELLKKEIEYEELNKTLEKRVQEQTKELQELNKTLELIVKEEIAKNEEKQRVMFWQSRHASLGQMLANIAHQWRQPLTELNLAIFSIKKAAINENSDDLTKFYKESKKIIKNMSETIDDFTNFFKPKKEKHYFNISDSIRESIALLENSIKDDLISVKTDFTDIKVLGVENELTQVIINLINNAKDAFINNAILIREISISTKKDDGFAVIEVKDNAGGISKENLEKIFEPYFTTKHKSQGTGLGLFMSRMICEQGLNGFMDVSSKKGITNFIIKIPLDKNEK; encoded by the coding sequence ATGATAAAGCAATATAAAGAAGCAATAGAAAAAAGCAATATAATTTCAAAAACTGATATTGATGGGATTATTACTTTTGTAAATGAGGAATTTTGTAAAATTAGTGGCTATTCAAAAGATGAACTTATTGGAAAAAATCATAATATTATCAGGCATCCTGATGCTGACGCTTCAAAGTTTAAAATTTTATGGGAGACGATAAAAGCTAAGGGTATATATAAAGATACTGTTAAAAATTTAGCAAAAGATGGCTCCATATTTTATGTAAATACAACGATAGTTCCAATACTCGAAGAGAATGGGAATATAGATGAATTTATTGCTATTAGATATGATGTAACCAGAGAGGTTATTTTAAAAGATGAACTTTTAAAAAAAGAGATAGAGTATGAAGAGTTAAATAAAACTCTTGAAAAAAGAGTACAAGAGCAAACAAAAGAGCTTCAAGAGTTAAATAAAACATTGGAACTGATAGTGAAAGAAGAGATAGCTAAAAATGAAGAGAAACAGCGTGTAATGTTTTGGCAGTCTAGACATGCAAGTCTTGGTCAGATGTTGGCAAATATCGCTCATCAGTGGAGACAGCCACTTACTGAATTGAATTTAGCTATATTTAGCATAAAAAAAGCCGCAATAAATGAGAATAGCGATGATCTGACAAAATTTTATAAAGAGAGTAAAAAAATAATAAAAAATATGTCAGAAACTATAGATGACTTTACTAATTTTTTTAAACCAAAAAAAGAGAAACACTATTTTAATATCAGCGACAGCATAAGAGAATCTATAGCTCTTTTAGAGAACTCTATTAAGGATGATTTGATAAGCGTAAAAACTGACTTTACTGACATAAAAGTTCTTGGAGTAGAAAATGAACTTACACAGGTAATAATAAACTTAATAAACAATGCCAAAGATGCTTTTATAAATAATGCTATATTAATAAGAGAGATAAGCATTAGCACTAAAAAAGATGATGGTTTTGCGGTAATAGAAGTTAAAGATAATGCTGGTGGTATATCTAAAGAGAATTTAGAGAAAATTTTTGAGCCATACTTTACAACTAAGCATAAAAGTCAAGGTACTGGACTGGGACTTTTTATGTCAAGAATGATTTGCGAACAGGGATTAAACGGTTTTATGGATGTGAGTAGCAAAAAAGGTATAACAAATTTTATTATAAAAATACCATTGGATAAAAATGAAAAATAG
- a CDS encoding sulfite exporter TauE/SafE family protein, which translates to METVNIISIISIAFLGSFGHCIGMCGGIVLAYSTIKIQPQSSKVSKTKAHLLYSFGRVFTYSILGAIFGGLGGVVTFNNTANGTLLIVAGIAMVLAGLSLMGKIKFLTLIEHSISSSPFYKNAFKQVLNSKSNISFFILGMLNGLLPCGFVYFFAITAASTASPLYGAFVMAIFGLSTIPAMFSLGFLTSLSNSTSFRNMMMSLSSFAVILYGIHTLYNGYDYINRADKTLTECHTK; encoded by the coding sequence ATGGAAACAGTAAATATTATATCTATTATCAGTATTGCTTTTTTAGGCTCTTTTGGTCACTGCATTGGGATGTGTGGCGGTATTGTATTGGCTTATTCAACAATAAAAATACAACCGCAAAGCTCAAAAGTTTCTAAAACTAAAGCGCATCTTCTTTACTCATTTGGGAGAGTCTTTACATACTCTATTCTCGGTGCTATATTTGGAGGGCTTGGAGGTGTTGTTACCTTTAACAATACAGCAAATGGAACACTTCTTATAGTAGCCGGAATTGCAATGGTTTTAGCTGGACTTTCACTTATGGGAAAGATAAAATTTTTAACTCTTATTGAACACTCTATCTCATCCTCACCTTTTTATAAAAATGCGTTTAAGCAAGTGCTAAACTCAAAATCAAATATTAGTTTTTTTATTTTGGGAATGCTCAACGGTCTTTTACCATGCGGGTTTGTTTACTTTTTTGCAATTACTGCTGCAAGTACTGCTAGCCCTTTATATGGTGCTTTTGTCATGGCTATATTTGGATTAAGTACAATACCTGCAATGTTCTCTCTTGGCTTTTTAACATCTTTGTCTAATTCAACAAGCTTTAGAAATATGATGATGAGTCTCTCCTCGTTTGCTGTGATTCTTTATGGTATTCATACTCTCTACAACGGATATGATTATATTAATAGAGCTGATAAAACACTAACAGAGTGCCATACTAAATAA
- the gatC gene encoding Asp-tRNA(Asn)/Glu-tRNA(Gln) amidotransferase subunit GatC, translated as MQVDDALLTKLEKLSFLKVSDDKRDEIISQLSEIVSFVDNLSELNTDGVDSKFAMNDEATMLREDSPYCNNKINDDILKNAPLSGDHFFIVPKIIE; from the coding sequence ATGCAAGTAGATGACGCACTATTAACAAAATTGGAAAAACTGTCTTTTTTAAAAGTTTCAGACGATAAAAGAGATGAGATTATAAGTCAACTATCTGAAATCGTAAGTTTTGTTGACAACCTAAGTGAATTAAATACTGATGGTGTTGATTCTAAATTTGCCATGAATGACGAAGCAACAATGCTTAGAGAAGATTCTCCATATTGTAACAACAAGATAAATGATGATATACTTAAAAACGCACCTTTAAGTGGGGATCATTTTTTTATTGTTCCTAAAATAATAGAGTAG
- a CDS encoding HD domain-containing protein has translation MNKVNNNVLSVPFLKSLFFTQNNWHQHGVLVHTLRVTYYTLKAGEWKFFAAAILHDIGKPSTAYKKDKEDIDYNEYSFTDHEERSYQIIKNWPFINKYTKEIVRYHYLIRDIQKSEKEDLSRFYEKKEIWEALDEDIKADLERFMIYDDLGKGKKRR, from the coding sequence ATGAACAAAGTTAATAATAACGTTTTGTCAGTACCATTTTTAAAATCTCTTTTTTTTACTCAAAATAATTGGCATCAACATGGAGTATTAGTTCACACACTTCGAGTGACATATTATACGTTAAAAGCTGGAGAGTGGAAGTTTTTTGCAGCAGCAATATTACATGATATTGGCAAGCCATCTACTGCGTATAAAAAAGACAAAGAGGACATTGATTATAATGAGTACAGTTTTACAGACCATGAAGAGAGAAGTTACCAAATAATTAAGAACTGGCCTTTTATAAATAAGTATACAAAAGAAATAGTAAGGTATCACTACCTGATACGTGATATTCAAAAAAGTGAAAAAGAGGACTTGTCCAGGTTTTATGAAAAAAAAGAAATATGGGAAGCGCTTGATGAGGATATAAAAGCAGATTTAGAGAGGTTTATGATTTATGATGACTTGGGTAAAGGCAAGAAAAGAAGATAA
- a CDS encoding tyrosine-type recombinase/integrase, with amino-acid sequence MSNELEAFVEYISVTRALSKRSVEAYRGDLNTLEDTLGKPLISIDSKTLFSALSIYKNKRTLNRKLSSVNAFFDFCYKSQFKDEKTKLKLSKIPKLLPKFISYKEIQSSLDLIDRSSWIGLRDYALIIYLYATGARISECLSLKSDDIDGEWLRIRHAKGEKERIVPIAKVAVEAVKSYLNEFKYENEFIWCNYRGENLSRISAYKITQKYLGVSPHVLRHSYATALITGGADLRVVQELLGHSSLLTTQIYTHIQKQNLKETVDVCHPMAKENI; translated from the coding sequence ATGTCAAACGAGTTAGAGGCATTTGTAGAGTACATAAGTGTTACAAGAGCCCTTAGTAAAAGAAGTGTAGAAGCTTACAGAGGTGATTTAAACACTCTTGAAGACACTCTTGGTAAACCTTTGATAAGTATAGATTCTAAAACTCTTTTTTCTGCATTAAGTATATATAAAAACAAGAGAACACTAAATAGAAAACTATCTTCTGTAAACGCTTTTTTTGACTTCTGTTACAAGAGTCAGTTTAAAGATGAAAAAACAAAACTTAAGCTCTCAAAAATTCCAAAACTACTTCCAAAATTTATTTCATACAAAGAGATACAAAGCTCATTAGATTTAATAGATAGAAGTTCATGGATAGGTCTTCGAGATTATGCTCTTATAATCTATTTATATGCAACTGGGGCAAGGATAAGTGAGTGTTTGTCTCTAAAATCAGATGATATAGATGGTGAGTGGCTTCGTATTCGACATGCTAAGGGTGAAAAAGAGAGAATAGTTCCTATCGCAAAAGTAGCAGTTGAGGCTGTTAAAAGCTACTTGAATGAGTTTAAATATGAAAATGAGTTTATTTGGTGTAATTATAGGGGTGAGAATTTAAGTAGAATCTCTGCATATAAAATTACTCAAAAGTATTTAGGAGTATCTCCACATGTACTTCGCCACTCTTATGCTACAGCACTTATAACTGGCGGTGCTGATTTAAGAGTAGTGCAAGAGCTTTTAGGCCACTCTTCACTTTTAACTACGCAGATTTATACACATATTCAAAAACAAAATTTAAAAGAAACAGTCGATGTTTGTCACCCGATGGCAAAGGAAAATATATGA
- a CDS encoding arsenate reductase family protein: protein MIKIYGIKNCDSVKKALSFFKKHNLKYELQDFKTDKVGYEKISDWLLHVEMKTLFNSRSTTYRTLNLKELDPDDNAKTELLCKENLLIKRPVIEFNNKVLVGYNETEYIKELL, encoded by the coding sequence ATGATAAAAATTTATGGGATTAAAAACTGTGATAGTGTAAAAAAAGCACTCTCATTTTTTAAAAAACATAATTTAAAATATGAACTGCAAGATTTTAAAACAGACAAGGTTGGATATGAAAAGATATCTGATTGGCTCTTACATGTAGAAATGAAAACACTGTTTAATTCAAGAAGTACAACGTATAGAACACTTAATTTAAAAGAATTAGATCCAGATGATAACGCAAAAACAGAGTTACTCTGCAAAGAAAACCTTCTAATAAAACGACCTGTTATAGAGTTTAATAACAAAGTTCTAGTTGGATATAATGAAACTGAATATATAAAGGAATTGTTATGA
- a CDS encoding response regulator transcription factor, producing MKNRVLKQIKVLLVEDEENIARLLKDAIGDNFLSFIIAKDGEDGLDMFIKYSPDIVITDINMPSLNGLDMSKKLKDINPTIPIIILSAFSEKEKLFSAIDIGVTKYFLKPFDPEELLDYIDSISESIASKMVTLSEGFVFNKGTNSLYKNDRFVSLSKKESAFFALLLENKNSVINDENIKISLWPREDVSDERLRTFIRRVRAKTSKKLINNVKGIGYQIYFTNVNSIYNF from the coding sequence ATGAAAAATAGAGTATTAAAACAGATAAAAGTTCTACTTGTTGAAGATGAAGAAAATATTGCAAGACTTTTAAAAGATGCTATTGGAGATAATTTTTTAAGTTTTATTATTGCGAAAGATGGTGAAGATGGCTTAGATATGTTTATAAAATACTCTCCAGATATTGTCATAACAGATATTAATATGCCTAGTCTTAATGGTCTTGATATGTCAAAAAAACTAAAAGATATTAACCCTACTATCCCTATAATCATATTAAGTGCATTTAGTGAAAAAGAGAAGCTATTTAGTGCCATAGATATTGGCGTAACAAAGTATTTTTTAAAACCCTTTGACCCTGAAGAGTTGTTAGATTATATAGATAGCATATCTGAAAGTATAGCCTCGAAAATGGTGACATTAAGTGAAGGGTTTGTCTTTAATAAAGGTACTAATAGTCTTTATAAAAATGATAGATTTGTCTCATTATCAAAAAAAGAGAGTGCTTTTTTTGCACTTTTACTCGAAAATAAGAATAGCGTTATAAATGATGAAAACATAAAAATTTCTCTTTGGCCGAGAGAAGATGTAAGCGATGAAAGACTTAGAACATTCATAAGAAGAGTCAGGGCAAAAACTTCAAAAAAGTTGATAAATAATGTAAAAGGAATAGGATATCAAATTTATTTTACAAATGTAAATTCAATATATAATTTTTAA
- the polA gene encoding DNA polymerase I: MSKTVTVIDTFGFFFRSFYALPSHLKNKDGFPTGLLTGFTNFISTLQKQHDSDYIIFAIDTKGNTFRNEIDPNYKANRKAPPEELTMQLPIAIEWIDKMGYKTLGKVGFEADDIIATVTHFAREKNYDVRVVSHDKDLYQLIDDGKVVVVDAIKRKSMDEDACFDKYGVTPKQFIDYQSILGDSADNVPGVKGIGKVGAEKLLVEYGTLDNIYANIDEIKPPGVKNKLIESKEGAYMSKELVTLRDDVLDEFDFEEYKMDIEHPFLNIYDELVKYEQNAILRILHAKNMVSNLTHQEAVKKVEVEIQETRKLNFKATLITDEKELDRVLSTLDRDTIVAFDTETTGLDYEKDNLVGFSFSFNDTEAYYVPFAHFYLGVPEQISLDDAKVAIKKIFNSKVVGHNVKFDLHFVTRFLGDDSLDIYADSMILAWLINPESALSLDKLADKLLNHTMVAFKDTVKKGETFAGVEVEDACKYAAEDAFITLKLYNLFLEKLELQGADYLIEESLHVEVPFIKTLLKMEKEGIEVNSAFLEKFLVDVKETLGELTKSIYALAGSEFNINSTQQLGVILFEHLGLPVGKKTKTGYSTNEQVLSSLEDKHEIIPKLLEYREVYKLYSTYIEPLLKLSREDKDSRIHTSFVQTGTATGRLSSKNPNLQNIPTRTRLGSKIREAFVAGNGKKLIGIDYSQIELRLLAHFSQDRVLVDAFTQDKDIHMQTAIALFGEDEAASKRNVAKTVNFGLLYGMGQKKLSETLGITTKEAKEIIEKYFDSFPTVRKYFRSIVDNSKEFGYVETLLKRRRYFDYENATPMFRAAYERESVNSLFQGSASDLIKLSMNKIHKVIEDERLNAKMLLQIHDELIFEVYEDEAEILGYRFKEIMENIKELHIPLKASINIGNNWSELK, encoded by the coding sequence ATGAGCAAAACAGTTACAGTAATAGACACATTTGGATTTTTCTTTCGTAGTTTTTATGCACTCCCCTCCCACCTTAAAAACAAAGACGGCTTCCCTACAGGACTTTTAACAGGTTTTACAAACTTTATATCAACGCTTCAAAAACAGCACGACAGTGACTATATAATATTTGCAATTGATACAAAGGGAAATACTTTTAGAAATGAGATTGACCCAAACTACAAAGCAAATCGTAAAGCACCACCTGAAGAACTTACAATGCAACTCCCAATTGCAATAGAGTGGATAGACAAAATGGGGTACAAAACTCTTGGTAAAGTTGGGTTTGAAGCTGATGATATCATAGCTACTGTTACGCATTTTGCAAGAGAGAAGAACTATGATGTTAGAGTCGTATCACATGATAAAGATCTTTACCAACTTATAGATGATGGGAAGGTTGTAGTAGTAGATGCTATTAAGAGAAAGAGCATGGATGAAGATGCCTGTTTTGATAAATACGGTGTAACACCAAAACAGTTTATAGATTACCAGTCTATATTAGGTGATTCGGCCGATAATGTACCTGGTGTTAAAGGGATAGGTAAAGTAGGGGCTGAGAAACTTTTAGTTGAGTACGGAACTTTAGATAATATATATGCAAATATTGATGAAATAAAGCCGCCAGGTGTTAAAAATAAGCTTATAGAGTCAAAAGAGGGTGCTTACATGTCAAAAGAGCTTGTAACACTAAGAGATGATGTGCTTGACGAGTTTGATTTTGAAGAGTACAAAATGGATATTGAACACCCATTTTTAAATATTTATGATGAGCTTGTAAAGTATGAGCAAAATGCTATTTTAAGAATTCTTCATGCTAAAAATATGGTTAGCAACCTTACACATCAAGAGGCTGTTAAAAAAGTAGAAGTTGAGATACAAGAGACTAGAAAATTGAACTTTAAAGCCACTTTGATAACTGACGAGAAAGAGTTAGATAGAGTATTAAGCACCTTGGATAGAGATACAATAGTAGCTTTTGACACAGAAACCACAGGTCTTGATTATGAAAAAGACAATCTAGTTGGCTTTAGTTTTAGTTTTAATGATACAGAAGCCTATTATGTTCCCTTTGCTCACTTTTATCTAGGTGTACCAGAACAAATCAGTTTAGACGATGCTAAGGTAGCAATTAAAAAAATATTTAACTCTAAAGTAGTTGGGCACAATGTCAAGTTTGATTTGCATTTTGTCACTAGATTTTTAGGAGATGATAGTTTAGATATCTATGCCGATTCTATGATACTAGCATGGCTTATTAATCCAGAGAGTGCTCTGTCTCTTGATAAATTAGCAGATAAACTTTTAAACCACACCATGGTGGCTTTTAAAGATACAGTGAAAAAAGGGGAGACTTTTGCTGGTGTTGAAGTTGAAGATGCTTGTAAATATGCTGCTGAAGATGCCTTTATAACTTTAAAACTTTATAATCTTTTTTTAGAAAAGCTAGAGCTTCAAGGGGCAGATTATTTAATAGAGGAGTCTCTACATGTAGAAGTGCCTTTTATTAAAACTCTTTTGAAGATGGAAAAAGAGGGGATAGAGGTAAATAGTGCATTTTTAGAGAAGTTTTTGGTTGATGTAAAAGAGACTTTGGGTGAATTGACAAAAAGTATATATGCATTAGCCGGCAGTGAGTTTAATATTAACTCTACTCAACAGTTAGGAGTTATACTTTTTGAACATCTAGGACTTCCTGTTGGCAAGAAAACAAAGACTGGCTACTCAACAAACGAACAAGTTTTAAGCTCACTAGAAGACAAACATGAGATTATCCCTAAATTATTAGAGTATAGAGAAGTTTATAAGCTTTATTCAACATATATTGAACCTCTTTTGAAGTTAAGTAGGGAAGATAAAGATAGCCGTATTCATACCTCTTTTGTTCAAACAGGAACTGCAACAGGACGACTTAGCTCTAAAAATCCCAATCTACAAAATATCCCTACTAGAACAAGACTCGGTAGCAAAATTAGAGAAGCTTTTGTAGCTGGTAACGGCAAAAAACTTATAGGTATAGATTATTCACAAATCGAGCTTAGACTTCTTGCACACTTCTCTCAAGATAGAGTATTGGTTGATGCTTTTACTCAAGATAAAGATATTCATATGCAGACTGCTATTGCACTTTTTGGTGAGGATGAAGCAGCTTCTAAAAGAAATGTTGCAAAAACAGTAAATTTTGGCCTTCTTTATGGGATGGGACAGAAAAAACTCTCAGAGACTTTAGGTATTACAACTAAAGAGGCTAAAGAAATTATAGAGAAGTATTTTGATTCATTCCCAACAGTTAGAAAATATTTTCGCTCTATTGTAGACAACTCTAAGGAGTTTGGGTATGTGGAAACTTTACTAAAACGCCGTAGATATTTTGATTATGAAAATGCTACACCTATGTTTAGAGCGGCATACGAGAGAGAGTCTGTAAATAGCCTATTTCAGGGGAGTGCATCTGACCTAATAAAGTTATCTATGAATAAAATACATAAAGTGATAGAAGATGAAAGATTAAATGCAAAGATGCTTCTTCAAATTCACGATGAACTTATATTTGAAGTATATGAAGATGAAGCAGAGATCTTAGGTTATAGATTCAAAGAGATAATGGAGAATATTAAAGAGCTACATATACCTCTAAAAGCCAGTATAAACATTGGAAACAACTGGAGTGAATTAAAATAA